A window from Kovacikia minuta CCNUW1 encodes these proteins:
- the clpP gene encoding ATP-dependent Clp endopeptidase proteolytic subunit ClpP, protein MIPTVIETSGRGERAFDIYSRLLRERIVFLGQAIDSELANLIVAQLLFLDAEDPEKDIYLYINSPGGSVTAGMGIYDTMKHIRPEVSTICVGLAASMGAFLLSAGTKGKRMSLPHSRIMIHQPLGGAQGQATDIEIQAREILYHKQRLNEMLAEHTGQPLERIQEDTERDFFMSAEESRDYGLVDQVIDRRPSALRPAVVK, encoded by the coding sequence ATGATTCCTACCGTGATCGAAACGTCGGGTCGGGGCGAACGTGCCTTCGACATTTACTCCCGCTTATTACGAGAGCGGATTGTTTTTTTGGGGCAGGCGATCGATTCTGAGCTTGCCAATTTAATCGTTGCCCAGTTGCTCTTTTTAGACGCGGAAGATCCGGAGAAAGACATCTACCTCTACATCAACTCTCCAGGTGGGTCTGTGACGGCAGGGATGGGAATCTACGACACGATGAAGCACATCCGTCCAGAAGTTTCCACCATCTGTGTGGGTTTAGCTGCCAGTATGGGTGCCTTTTTGCTCAGTGCTGGCACCAAGGGCAAACGTATGAGCCTGCCCCACTCCCGCATCATGATTCACCAACCCCTTGGCGGTGCCCAGGGGCAGGCAACGGATATCGAAATTCAGGCAAGGGAAATTCTTTATCACAAGCAACGTCTGAATGAAATGCTAGCCGAACATACCGGACAACCCCTGGAGCGGATTCAGGAAGATACGGAGCGTGATTTCTTTATGTCGGCGGAAGAGTCAAGGGATTATGGCTTGGTTGATCAGGTGATCGATCGCCGCCCCTCGGCTTTGCGCCCAGCAGTGGTGAAGTAG
- a CDS encoding CopG family antitoxin codes for MAESETEKLPQFNSHQEVVEFFDTHDMGEYESELPEAFFDIDLKRNQYLVSVDGYLMGKILEVAKERQVSVEVLLDSWLKEKLLKAS; via the coding sequence ATGGCAGAAAGTGAGACTGAAAAGTTACCTCAGTTCAATTCCCATCAGGAAGTCGTAGAATTCTTTGACACTCACGACATGGGTGAGTATGAAAGCGAACTACCAGAAGCATTTTTTGATATTGACCTCAAACGAAATCAATATTTGGTTTCAGTGGATGGATATTTGATGGGCAAGATTCTGGAGGTCGCTAAAGAGCGGCAAGTTTCGGTTGAGGTGCTTTTAGATTCCTGGCTGAAAGAAAAGCTGCTGAAAGCAAGTTGA
- a CDS encoding ACP S-malonyltransferase codes for MIFLVDHNLEGHALLLSGSLTNQGWMDLFPIRFVLLEEIGLSVTSSDRVVWRFAQANQMILLTANRKMKGKDSLEQVLREENTPTSLPIVTIGDPDRVLTDADYRDLCVNRLLELALYLDNYLGTRRVFIP; via the coding sequence ATGATTTTTCTAGTGGATCACAACTTAGAAGGACATGCATTGCTGTTATCGGGGAGCCTTACCAATCAAGGCTGGATGGATTTATTTCCGATCCGCTTCGTGCTGCTGGAAGAGATAGGTTTATCAGTGACCAGCAGTGATAGGGTTGTTTGGCGCTTCGCTCAAGCAAACCAGATGATCTTGCTAACTGCCAATCGCAAAATGAAGGGCAAAGATTCGCTAGAGCAAGTTCTGCGCGAAGAAAATACACCTACTTCACTGCCCATTGTGACCATTGGTGATCCGGATCGTGTGCTAACTGATGCCGACTACCGAGATCTATGTGTGAATCGTCTTCTAGAACTTGCTCTTTACCTCGATAACTATCTAGGTACACGCCGCGTCTTCATTCCGTAA